A single genomic interval of Gossypium raimondii isolate GPD5lz chromosome 11, ASM2569854v1, whole genome shotgun sequence harbors:
- the LOC105802142 gene encoding putative disease resistance protein At1g50180, whose product MAEAALSFVVERLPDILEEIDFHTDVRKHVERLQEELVRMRCFLKDAEAKQDDDERVRNWVSDIRNVAYDAEDLIDTFLLRMESLKKNNFFKRSASVFKEWKHRSNIANELLQIQGRIANISASRETYGIRNIGEGISTARERLRKLRRSSPRGEEKDIVGLDEDIDKLVKQLVKTDDQWHAISIVGMGGIGKTTLAKKVYNHGDIQARFPSRAWVYVSQEFSRKDLLEAIIKQVGSPRRKLESFGEEELEGILFEHLRRKRYLVVLDDVWSTEAWNSIAKAFPDRSNGSRVMLTTRNKGIALKADAQSIPYHLNFLSEEDGWMLFCKKAFIHNNDSYGSPQLEETGKEIVAKCAGLPLALIVVGGLLSTKKNLGEWKRVLSNMHSLFARDADGVSAILALSYNDLPYYLKSCFLHLGQFPEDRLIPSHKLFRLWIAEGLIPQQGERMEDVAEDYLNELIERNMVQVAKWSVNDRVKQCRLHDLLRDLSLSKAKAETFHEIQGYQNIQPSAKSRRHAIYSTFQWPQCKYSNPQLRSLLFFRVDHNQSQVNYYINDPYKMEVSDLDYIGKSFKLLRILELEGIPCSKVSSIIGVLIHLKYLGLKETNLQELSPSISSLRNLQTLDVAANLHLKIIPNVIWKLIKLRHLYMCGHKYGGPLRVDTLLHLQVLSEINVEKWMQNNPAKLTSLRKLGIRGNFSFKATEIFNSILALVQLQSLYLRAEDADFPPLTQLSALQNLIKLHIRGTVRKLPSSHEFPPNLSQLTLEHTHLKQDSVRVIENLPRLLILRLKAHSYDGQKMTISINGFTQLEFLEFHSLESLEELYLEEGAVLRLRSFRIINCVNLKMLPEGMKSLGALRELDIEEMPKAFVDRVRAEDFYKVQHVPSILFV is encoded by the coding sequence ATGGCGGAAGCTGCACTTTCCTTTGTTGTAGAAAGACTACCTGACATACTGGAAGAAATTGATTTTCACACGGATGTTAGAAAACATGTGGAGCGTCTACAAGAGGAATTGGTTCGGATGAGATGTTTCTTAAAGGATGCAGAAGCAAAGCAAGATGATGACGAGAGAGTGCGCAACTGGGTGTCCGATATCAGAAATGTTGCTTATGACGCTGAGGATCTCATCGACACGTTCCTCCTCAGAATGGAGTCCCTCAAGAAAAACAACTTCTTCAAAAGGTCTGCTTCCGTTTTCAAAGAATGGAAACATCGCTCCAACATCGCTAATGAGCTTCTTCAGATCCAAGGAAGAATCGCTAATATATCTGCTAGTCGTGAAACCTACGGCATCAGAAACATTGGGGAAGGGATCAGTACTGCGAGGGAGAGGCTTCGGAAGCTGAGAAGATCATCTCCTCGCGGTGAAGAGAAGGATATTGTTGGCCTGGACGAAGACATAGATAAGCTTGTGAAACAACTTGTCAAGACCGATGACCAATGGCATGCGATTTCAATAGTCGGAATGGGGGGCATCGGCAAGACAACTCTGGCAAAAAAGGTTTACAATCATGGTGATATCCAGGCTCGTTTTCCTTCTCGAGCATGGGTTTATGTTTCCCAGGAATTCAGTCGTAAAGACCTACTTGAGGCAATTATAAAGCAAGTGGGATCACCAAGAAGGAAATTGGAAAGTTTCGGAGAAGAAGAACTCGAAGGTATTCTCTTTGAACACCTAAGAAGGAAGCGATATTTGGTAGTCTTGGATGACGTATGGAGTACCGAAGCATGGAATTCGATTGCAAAGGCTTTTCCTGACAGAAGTAATGGAAGCAGAGTGATGCTAACAACACGCAACAAGGGTATTGCTTTGAAAGCAGATGCTCAAAGTATTCCCTATCATTTGAATTTTCTTAGTGAAGAAGATGGCTGGATGTTGTTCTGCAAGAAAGCTTTCATTCATAACAACGACTCATACGGTTCACCGCAGTTGGAGGAAACAGGGAAAGAGATTGTAGCAAAATGTGCTGGATTACCACTTGCCCTCATTGTGGTGGGAGGATTGCTTTCAACGAAAAAAAATCTGGGGGAATGGAAAAGGGTTCTTTCCAACATGCACTCACTCTTCGCACGAGATGCAGATGGAGTGTCAGCCATACTAGCTTTGAGTTATAATGATTTGCCATATTACCTCAAATCTTGCTTCCTACATCTTGGCCAATTCCCAGAGGACCGCTTGATTCCCTCCCACAAACTATTTAGGCTGTGGATTGCAGAGGGTTTGATTCCGCAGCAAGGGGAAAGGATGGAGGACGTAGCAGAGGATTACTTGAATGAGTTAATCGAGAGAAACATGGTTCAAGTAGCCAAATGGAGTGTCAACGACAGAGTTAAACAATGCCGTCTTCATGATCTACTACGAGATCTATCCCTCTCAAAGGCCAAAGCTGAGACCTTTCATGAGATTCAAGGGTATCAAAATATCCAGCCTTCAGCAAAATCTCGTCGTCATGCCATTTACTCAACCTTTCAGTGGCCTCAATGCAAGTATTCGAATCCCCAACTCCGGTCACTCCTATTCTTTAGAGTTGATCATAACCAAAGCCAGGTTAATTATTACATAAATGATCCTTATAAAATGGAAGTCAGTGATCTGGACTATATTGGCAAAAGCTTCAAATTGCTCAGAATCCTAGAGTTGGAGGGCATACCATGTAGTAAGGTTTCAAGTATAATTGGGGTGCTAATTCATTTGAAGTACTTAGGGTTGAAGGAGACCAACTTGCAGGAGCTTTCGCCATCCATAAGTTCTTTGCGAAATCTGCAGACACTTGATGTTGCAGCAAATCTTCATCTGAAAATTATTCCCAATGTAATATGGAAGCTAATTAAGTTACGACATCTTTATATGTGCGGCCATAAATACGGAGGGCCACTGCGAGTCGACACACTTCTGCATCTCCAGGTTCTATCAGAAATAAATGTAGAAAAATGGATGCAAAACAACCCTGCAAAGTTAACCAGCCTGCGAAAATTGGGAATCAGAGGAAACTTCAGCTTTAAAGCTACTGAAATATTCAATTCCATTTTGGCACTTGTACAACTTCAATCCCTGTACCTGCGTGCTGAAGATGCTGATTTTCCACCACTCACTCAACTTTCTGCTCTTCAAAATCTCATCAAGTTGCATATCAGAGGAACGGTAAGAAAGTTACCTAGCTCACATGAATTCCCACCAAATCTGTCTCAGTTGACATTAGAACATACTCATCTCAAGCAAGATTCGGTGAGGGTAATTGAGAATCTGCCGAGATTACTGATTTTGAGACTAAAAGCACATTCGTATGATGGACAAAAAATGACAATATCAATCAACGGCTTTACCCAACTTGAGTTCTTAGAGTTTCACTCGCTAGAATCCTTGGAAGAGTTATATCTTGAAGAAGGTGCAGTGCTAAGGCTTAGGAGTTTTCGGATCATCAATTGTGTAAACTTGAAGATGCTTCCCGAAGGAATGAAATCACTTGGTGCTCTCCGTGAGTTGGATATTGAAGAGATGCCAAAAGCATTTGTGGATAGGGTTCGAGCTGAAGATTTTTACAAAGTTCAGCATGTGCCTTCTATCTtatttgtttaa
- the LOC105802140 gene encoding ribonuclease TUDOR 1: protein MAASTASGTGWYKGRVKAVPSGDSLVIMALTSNRPGPPPEKTITLASLIAPRLARRGGVDEPFAWDSREYLRKLCIGKEVTFRVEYAVPSIGREFGSVYLGGDKNVAMLVVSEGWAKVREQGQQKGEASPFLAELLRLEEQAKQQGVGRWSKVPGAAEASIRNLPPSAIGDPSNLDAMGLLAANKGSPMQGIVEQVRDGSTVRVYLLPDFQFVQVFVAGIQAPSMGRRAAAETVVETDLTSDEQNGDASAEPRAALTSAQRLAASSTASSEVSSDPFGPEAKYFTEVRCLNREVRIVLEGVDKFSNLIGSVYYPEGDTAKDLALELVENGLAKYVEWSANMMEDDTKRRLKSAELQAKKARLRMWTNYVLPATNSKAIRDQNFTGKVVEVVSGDCIVVADDSIPYGSPLAERRVNLSSIRCPKMGNPRRDEKPTAYAREAREFLRTRLVGKQVSVQMEYSRKVPMADGAPAASADSRVMDFGSVFLLSPVKGDGDEVSAANASAAGSQQPGLNVAELVVGRGFGTVIRHRDFEERSNYYDALLAAESRAISGKKGIHSAKDPPVMHIQDLTMASAKKARDFLPFLNRGRIPAIVEYVLSGHRFKLLIPKETCSIAFSFSGVRCPGREEPYSDEAIALMRRKIMQRDVVVEVETVDRTGTFLGSLWESKTNVAVTLLEAGLAKLQTSFGSDRIPDAHLLEQAELSAKRKKLKIWESYVEGEEVSNGPATVENKQKELLQVVVTEILGGGKFYVQTVGDQRVSAIQKQLASLTIQEAPVIGAFNPKKGDIVLAQFSMDNSWNRAMIVNAPRGGVQSPNDNFEVFYIDYGNQEEVPYSQLRPLDPSLSASPGLAQLCSLAFLKVPSLDDEFGTEAAQFLSEQTMGSSLQFNAMIEERDVSGGKVKGKGTGTVLIVTLVAEKSDLSINAAMLQEGLARLEKRKRWESKDRKSVIDNLENFQKEAKTGRRGIWQYGDVDSDDDEDLPTLAAAAAKKTGAGRR from the exons ATGGCGGCTTCAACTGCTAGTGGCACGGGATGGTACAAAGGGAGAGTCAAAGCAGTTCCATCGGGGGATAGCTTGGTGATAATGGCCTTGACCAGTAACAGGCCTGGACCTCCACCTGAGAAAACCATTACCTTGGCTTCTCTCATTGCTCCTAGACTG GCCCGAAGAGGAGGTGTTGATGAGCCATTTGCCTGGGACAGCAGAGAGTATTTGAGGAAGCTCTGCATTGGAAAG GAAGTCACTTTTAGAGTCGAATATGCAGTACCAAGCATAGGCCGAGAATTTGGGTCTGTCTACCTTGGTGGTGACAAAAATGTTGCAATGTTGGTTGTCTCTGAAGGCTGGGCTAAG GTTAGGGAGCAAGGACAGCAGAAAGGGGAAGCAAGTCCTTTTCTTGCTGAATTGCTACGTCTTGAAGAACAGGCCAAACAACAAGGTGTGGGTCGATGGAGCAAG GTACCTGGTGCTGCTGAGGCTTCTATACGTAATTTACCTCCTTCTGCCATTGGTGACCCAAGTAACTTGGATGCCATGGGTCTTCTGGCTGCAAATAAGGGCAGTCCAATGCAAGGTATTGTTGAGCAGGTTCGCGATGGTAGTACTGTTCGAGTCTATTTGCTTCCAGATTTTCAGTTTGTGCAGGTCTTTGTTGCTGGCATCCAG GCCCCTTCAATGGGTAGAAGGGCTGCTGCCGAAACTGTTGTTGAAACAGATTTGACTTCTGATGAACAAAATGGAGATGCTTCAGCTGAGCCACGGGCTGCCTTAACATCAGCACAGAGGCTTGCTGCATCATCGACAGCTTCTTCTGAAGTTTCTTCTGATCCGTTTGGACCAGaagcaaaatattttacagaAGTTCGCTGTTTGAATAGAGAG GTTCGTATTGTCCTCGAAGGTGTAGACAAATTCAGCAATTTGATTGGGTCAGTTTATTATCCTGAAGGTGATACGGCAAAAGACCTCGCTTTGGAGCTTGTGGAAAAT GGTCTAGCAAAATATGTTGAATGGAGTGCTAATATGATGGAGGATGATACCAAGCGGCGTTTGAAGTCTGCAGAGCTTCAAGCCAAGAAGGCTCGGCTGAGGATGTGGACAAACTATGTACTGCCAGCTACAAATTCCAAGGCAATTCGTGATCAAAACTTCACAGGAAAG GTTGTGGAGGTTGTTAGTGGGGACTGCATTGTTGTGGCTGATGATTCTATCCCTTATGGCAGTCCTCTTGCTGAGCGCCGAGTCAATCTTTCAAGCATTAGATGTCCAAAAATGGGCAATCCTCGAAGAGATGAAAAGCCAACTGCCTATGCCCGTGAAGCAAGGGAATTTTTAAGAACACGCCTTGTAGGAAAACAG GTGAGTGTACAAATGGAATATTCCAGGAAAGTCCCCATGGCAGATGGAGCTCCTGCTGCATCTGCAGATTCAAGGGTAATGGATTTTGGCTCAGTCTTCCTCCTGTCTCCCGTCAAGGGTGACGGTGATGAGGTTTCTGCAGCAAACGCATCTGCAGCTGGCAGCCAGCAGCCTGGCCTGAATGTGGCCGAGTTGGTTGTTGGACGTGGCTTTGGCACTGTGATAAGACATAGAGATTTTGAGGAAAGATCAAACTATTATGATGCCCTTCTGGCTGCTGAATCCCGTGCTATTTCTGGGAAGAAGGGAATTCATTCTGCGAAGGATCCTCCAGTCATGCACATTCAAGACCTTACAATG GCATCAGCCAAGAAAGCTAGGGATTTCCTGCCATTCCTGAATCGTGGCAGGATTCCAGCTATTGTGGAATATGTCCTAAGTGGTCATCGTTTCAAGTTGTTGATCCCAAAGGAAACTTGTAGCATTGCCTTTTCATTTTCTGGTGTCAGATGTCCTGGTCGCGAGGAGCCCTACTCAGATGAAGCCATAGCTCTGATGAGACGAAAGATCATGCAGAGAGATGTGGTG GTTGAAGTGGAAACTGTCGATAGAACTGGAACATTTTTGGGATCTTTGTGGGAGTCAAAAACCAATGTGGCTGTGACGCTTCTTGAGGCTGGCCTGGCTAAGCTACAAACTTCATTTGGTAGTGATAGGATTCCTGATGCTCATCTTCTTGAACAGGCTGAGCTATCTGCCAAGAGGAAGAAGCTGAAA ATTTGGGAGAGTTATGTTGAAGGAGAGGAAGTTTCCAATGGACCTGCCACTgttgaaaacaaacaaaaagaactGCTACAG GTGGTGGTTACAGAAATATTGGGTGGCGGAAAATTTTATGTCCAGACAGTGGGAGATCAGAGAGTATCAGCTATCCAAAAACAGCTTGCATCTTTAACTATCCAAGAAGCTCCTGTGATTGGTGCCTTTAACCCTAAGAAGGGTGACATCGTCCTTGCTCAGTTTAGTATGGATAATTCCTGGAATCGTGCAATG ATTGTCAATGCACCTCGAGGAGGAGTTCAATCTCCTAATGACAACTTTGAAGTGTTTTATATTGATTACGGGAATCAAGAGGAGGTTCCATACAGTCAATTACGACCTCTTGATCCTTCATTATCAGCGTCTCCTGGGCTTGCTCAGCTATGTAGTCTTGCATTCCTTAAAGTTCCGAGCCTGGATGATGAATTCGGTACCGAAGCTGCTCAGTTTTTGAGTGAGCAGACAATGGGAAGCTCACTGCAGTTTAATGCTATGATAGAGGAAAGGGATGTTTCTGGCGGGAAAGTCAAGGGAAAAGGAACTGGCACCGTTCTCATTGTAACTCTCGTTGCTGAGAAGTCAGACCTTAGCATTAATGCTGCAATGCTCCAG GAGGGACTAGCTAGGTTGGAGAAAAGGAAGAGATGGGAATCCAAGGATAGAAAATCGGTGATTGACAATTTAGAGAACTTTCAGAAAGAGGCAAAAACTGGTAGGCGTGGAATTTGGCAATATGGAGATGTGGATTCGGATGATGATGAGGATCTCCCTACACTTGCAGCAGCTGCTGCTAAGAAGACTGGGGCTGGTCGCCGATag